A portion of the Paenibacillus hamazuiensis genome contains these proteins:
- a CDS encoding DRTGG domain-containing protein produces MQAGNSELQTKYEKITQYIQSLSVGTRLSVRQMAEDLDVSEGTAYRAIKEAENLGLVSTKRRIGTIRVEKKEERQIDKLTFAEIVNVVEGVVLGGSAGLGKTLNKFVIGAMQLEAMIKYIERDNLLIVGNRVQAHMCALGQGAGVLITGGFDTTPEVKELADELALPIIGCTYDTFTVATMINRAIEDRLIKKQIMRVEDIIRKDAPVYSLKETDTVKDMQKLVEKTTHTRYPVVDNDRKPVGMITTKDIIGTKPGQSIGSLMTSNPLTISVKASVASAGHMMVWEGIELLPVVGTDHRMISVISRKDVMKAMQLMQKQPQHGETYEYQIWSGFEELRDKDGKLYFRGAITPPMINFEGIVSEGVLSTLMTRAAYRAVHEHKKGDLIVDSSSHYFLVPLQIDDEIDIVPVIIELSRRFCKIDIEMVCKGTRVARGMLTARIL; encoded by the coding sequence ATGCAGGCAGGGAATTCGGAGCTCCAAACCAAATACGAGAAAATTACCCAATATATTCAATCCTTGAGCGTCGGCACCCGCTTGTCCGTCCGGCAAATGGCCGAAGACCTTGACGTCAGCGAAGGGACCGCATACCGCGCGATCAAGGAAGCGGAGAACCTCGGCCTCGTCAGCACGAAGCGAAGGATCGGGACAATCCGGGTCGAGAAGAAAGAGGAGCGCCAGATCGACAAATTGACGTTCGCCGAAATCGTCAACGTGGTCGAAGGCGTCGTGCTCGGCGGCTCGGCGGGTCTCGGCAAGACGCTGAACAAATTCGTGATCGGCGCCATGCAGCTCGAAGCGATGATCAAATACATCGAGCGGGATAATCTTCTGATCGTCGGCAACCGCGTGCAGGCGCATATGTGCGCTTTGGGGCAAGGGGCGGGCGTGCTTATTACCGGCGGGTTCGATACGACACCCGAGGTGAAGGAGCTGGCCGACGAGCTTGCCCTGCCCATTATCGGCTGCACGTACGATACGTTTACGGTGGCGACGATGATCAACCGGGCGATCGAGGACAGGCTGATCAAGAAGCAGATCATGCGGGTGGAGGACATCATTCGCAAGGATGCCCCCGTTTATTCCTTGAAGGAAACCGATACGGTCAAGGATATGCAGAAGCTTGTGGAAAAAACGACGCATACCCGTTACCCCGTCGTCGACAACGACCGGAAGCCCGTGGGCATGATCACGACCAAGGATATTATCGGCACGAAACCCGGCCAATCGATCGGCTCGCTTATGACCTCGAATCCGCTGACGATCAGCGTCAAAGCTTCCGTTGCTTCCGCCGGCCACATGATGGTTTGGGAAGGGATCGAACTGCTTCCCGTCGTCGGCACGGACCATCGGATGATCAGCGTGATCAGCCGCAAGGATGTCATGAAGGCGATGCAGCTCATGCAGAAGCAGCCGCAGCACGGGGAAACGTACGAGTACCAAATATGGTCGGGATTTGAAGAGCTCAGGGACAAAGACGGCAAGCTTTATTTCCGGGGCGCGATCACCCCGCCGATGATCAATTTCGAAGGGATCGTATCCGAAGGCGTCCTGTCTACATTGATGACCCGGGCGGCTTACCGTGCGGTTCACGAGCACAAGAAAGGCGACCTTATCGTGGACAGCTCGTCGCATTACTTTCTGGTGCCGCTGCAGATCGACGACGAAATCGACATCGTTCCCGTCATCATCGAGTTGAGCCGGCGGTTTTGCAAAATCGATATCGAAATGGTATGCAAAGGCACCCGCGTAGCCAGAGGCATGCTGACAGCCCGGATATTGTAA
- a CDS encoding helix-turn-helix domain-containing protein — protein MVNMNMPRLADFTLEEYFAHDIQSNLHLFSMHVRRVKGTWFYPSHEHFQYEINYLIEGCQEFTVNGRTFDQQAGDMIFIRPGEVHFNRSGDGKEFTYFCLHFQIDDRQLLPLLNHFRHSLYPSGSALTRRLLPQLGRLIEYSKMPASRQIRDRWSMLSELFRLFGSIAEEHAQQEPAEAEPAENDRLARHIANRIEVMIKRSHIHGFAATERARIDDIAEELGISLSYCNRVFKKRYHMSPRQYLSSLMLQKAQHLLRQKDLKIDHVAELLGYRDIAHFSRQFKRWTGTSPASFKQKALGKE, from the coding sequence ATGGTTAATATGAACATGCCGAGGCTTGCAGACTTCACCCTGGAGGAGTATTTCGCGCACGATATCCAAAGCAATCTGCATCTGTTCAGCATGCATGTGCGCCGCGTAAAAGGAACCTGGTTTTACCCGTCCCACGAACATTTTCAGTATGAAATCAACTATTTGATCGAAGGGTGCCAGGAATTTACCGTAAACGGAAGAACGTTTGACCAGCAGGCGGGCGACATGATATTCATTCGTCCCGGCGAGGTACATTTCAACCGTTCCGGGGACGGCAAGGAGTTCACTTACTTTTGCCTTCATTTCCAGATTGACGACCGCCAGCTGCTGCCGCTGCTGAATCATTTCCGCCATTCGTTATACCCGTCCGGCTCTGCGCTGACCCGCCGGCTGCTGCCGCAGCTGGGCCGCCTGATCGAATATTCCAAAATGCCGGCCTCCCGGCAAATCCGCGACCGATGGTCCATGTTGTCCGAGCTGTTCCGATTGTTCGGCTCCATCGCCGAAGAGCATGCCCAGCAGGAGCCTGCGGAAGCCGAACCGGCGGAGAACGACCGGCTCGCCCGGCACATTGCGAATCGAATTGAAGTCATGATCAAGCGGTCGCACATCCACGGCTTTGCTGCCACGGAACGGGCGCGGATTGACGATATCGCCGAAGAATTAGGCATCAGCCTCTCCTACTGCAACCGGGTGTTCAAGAAGCGCTACCATATGTCGCCGCGCCAATATCTCTCCTCCCTGATGCTTCAGAAAGCCCAGCATTTGCTGAGACAGAAAGATTTGAAGATCGACCATGTCGCCGAGCTGCTCGGCTACCGCGATATCGCCCATTTCAGCAGGCAGTTCAAGCGCTGGACAGGCACTTCGCCGGCCTCTTTCAAGCAAAAGGCGTTGGGAAAGGAGTGA
- a CDS encoding ABC transporter permease codes for MEQTASEAIARPGAALRKERILLKRMRHDYQLYLLLLLPIVWLVIFQYVPMAGVQLAFKNFRIMEGIWGSPWIGFDHFERFFNSPQFTRVVGNTILISLYELIAGFPLPIMLALALNATLRTKFKTAVQFVTYMPFFISTVVMVGMILQFLNPRIGIVNMAIGLFGGEPVNFMGDPSWFKSVYVWSGIWQTTGWGTIIYLAALSGISPEIHEAATIDGASRLQRVWHIDLPGIAPTIVTLLILNAGSIMGIGFEKIYLMQNPLNIASSEVISTYVYSVSLASSAPNYAYATAIGLFNSVVNMILILLVNQIAKKVGETSLW; via the coding sequence ATGGAACAAACGGCTTCGGAGGCTATCGCGAGACCAGGCGCCGCTTTGAGAAAAGAACGCATTCTGCTGAAGCGAATGAGGCACGATTATCAGCTGTACTTGCTCTTGCTGCTGCCGATCGTCTGGCTCGTTATTTTTCAATACGTTCCGATGGCCGGCGTACAGCTCGCCTTCAAAAACTTCAGAATCATGGAAGGGATATGGGGAAGCCCGTGGATCGGCTTCGATCATTTCGAGCGTTTTTTTAACTCTCCGCAGTTTACCCGGGTTGTCGGAAATACGATTCTCATCAGCCTGTATGAGCTGATTGCCGGTTTCCCGCTGCCGATCATGCTGGCGCTGGCCTTGAATGCGACGTTAAGAACGAAGTTCAAGACGGCGGTGCAGTTTGTCACCTACATGCCTTTCTTCATTTCTACGGTCGTGATGGTCGGCATGATCCTGCAGTTTCTCAATCCGCGCATCGGCATCGTCAATATGGCCATCGGGTTGTTCGGCGGGGAGCCCGTTAACTTTATGGGCGATCCGTCCTGGTTCAAGTCCGTCTATGTGTGGTCCGGCATTTGGCAGACGACAGGCTGGGGGACCATTATTTATTTGGCGGCGTTGTCGGGAATCAGTCCGGAAATTCACGAGGCGGCGACGATTGACGGCGCCAGCCGGCTGCAGCGGGTATGGCATATCGATCTTCCCGGCATTGCGCCGACGATCGTGACGCTGCTTATTTTGAATGCGGGGTCGATTATGGGCATCGGGTTCGAAAAAATATATTTGATGCAAAATCCGCTGAATATCGCTTCTTCCGAGGTCATCTCCACCTACGTGTATTCGGTCAGCTTGGCGTCTAGCGCCCCGAATTACGCCTACGCGACGGCAATCGGCTTGTTCAACTCCGTCGTCAATATGATTTTGATATTGCTCGTCAATCAGATCGCCAAAAAAGTAGGGGAAACCAGCTTATGGTAA
- a CDS encoding carbohydrate ABC transporter permease: MKTNRTALTNADKIFYSVNDLILLFALCIVLYPLIYMFSASVSDRLAVVSGKVFLWPVDFSLEGYAAIFKDPRILPAYANTVYYTVIGTVINVALTIMAAYPLSRKTMVGRNVLMYLFAFTMIFHGGLIPNYLLMKDLGLIDSRWALILPGAIAVWNMIIARTFFQTTISQELFEAASMDGCSHFRFLWSIVLPLSKAIIAVLVLFYGISHWNAYFNAFIYLKSKSLFPLQIVLRDILIQNEIDPSTITDPESMTKKQGLADLLKYSVIIVASLPVWLVYPFVQKHFVKGVMIGSIKG; the protein is encoded by the coding sequence ATGAAGACAAATCGCACCGCTTTAACGAATGCGGATAAAATTTTTTACTCCGTCAACGACCTGATTTTGCTGTTTGCCCTCTGCATCGTGCTGTATCCGCTCATTTACATGTTCAGCGCCTCGGTAAGCGACAGGCTGGCCGTCGTATCGGGGAAGGTGTTTTTATGGCCGGTCGATTTTTCCCTTGAGGGGTATGCCGCCATCTTCAAGGACCCGCGCATACTGCCCGCCTATGCGAATACCGTCTATTACACGGTGATCGGCACCGTCATCAACGTGGCGCTCACGATCATGGCCGCCTATCCGCTGTCGCGGAAAACGATGGTCGGCCGAAACGTGCTGATGTATTTGTTTGCCTTCACGATGATCTTTCACGGGGGGCTCATCCCCAATTATTTGTTAATGAAGGACCTGGGCCTCATCGACTCCAGATGGGCGTTAATACTGCCGGGGGCGATCGCCGTCTGGAACATGATCATCGCGCGCACCTTTTTCCAAACGACGATCAGCCAGGAGCTGTTCGAGGCCGCCTCCATGGACGGATGCTCGCATTTCCGGTTTTTGTGGAGCATCGTGCTGCCGCTCTCTAAGGCTATCATCGCCGTGCTTGTGCTGTTTTACGGCATCTCGCACTGGAACGCCTATTTCAACGCTTTTATTTATTTGAAAAGCAAAAGTTTGTTTCCGCTGCAAATCGTACTTCGCGATATCCTGATTCAGAACGAAATCGATCCGAGCACGATCACCGACCCCGAATCGATGACGAAGAAGCAAGGGCTGGCCGATCTGCTGAAATATTCCGTCATCATTGTCGCCAGCTTGCCGGTATGGCTTGTCTATCCGTTTGTGCAGAAGCATTTTGTCAAAGGCGTGATGATCGGTTCGATTAAAGGATGA